In Brassica rapa cultivar Chiifu-401-42 chromosome A06, CAAS_Brap_v3.01, whole genome shotgun sequence, a single window of DNA contains:
- the LOC103873166 gene encoding uncharacterized protein LOC103873166 isoform X1: MGLLKSAWILFLFLVVFSSFCFRFHYCYGSELSVKFLKTPPTVSRFHSAKFSFQAFENGNTTCSSCKFQCKLDDQFSVDCHRRRVSYSKLLDGNHTLEVCANRMPRFGCNVYNWTVDTVSPTASVTASMPFTSAQNVSVNITFTEPCVGGGGFRCSSVNACDLLVYGAGQVIPSSFTVLENYLRYSLLVGLSLDAQYGRLVLVMDKSVCSDTAGNSFKRALGSRFFVHFDRRNVFVNLRTHVPEKLLKLNNQTRTVQATNDNDKLNVYLYFSEPVLNSSAEILKLLSTNHGDLLPIDGKTNGNRRFAFMVTNTSRRAIVTVTLDSNSIRSRHGTPASPTAPLTFLYDTERPHVVLNTTSGMRTRKHTIPVWIKFMKPVFGFNSSLVSISGGYLDSFEELSGSIYIVYVKANTSTISVKIPENVTQDVAGNKNLESNILEVTHYSVSVMSSVISWISTYIFLVTCCVAGLLTLSTTSLYSLGAFPRPSPYLISDPTRNLFRTACHIQFFALTRWLPVTLPVDYYEFVRRIQWIIPYFPLPWETKHSEQIMVASSPFIGPHSFIAKTYHNNMNLETATKAEPVFGLPLTAMEYRLFFETPNLKPEAEHVLGLPHPTVWRDFYRIMFWIAIIGGSLVLLHILLSLILKFKKAHTEKKRSFGAFVFPRFELFLLILALPSICKAARSLIQGYFKHQGDAEANVIVGILVLCIVAILLLALFLFLSVGITFGKLLQYKEIHQEGQNFHWYQELIRVTLGPGKRGQWTWKKEDKSIYLTRLGPVFEDLRGPPKYMLTQISGSNPLKQRDDRIIASDDETEDAEAPCIQKLFGILRIYYTFLETVKRVCLGIIAGAFLDNETSKTPVVVLLCITSFQLFFLVLKKPFIKKKVQLVEIISIACQVGVFASCLVLLAEDFPEASGQKLGIFMVVLFLIGFITQMCNEWYSLYKQTKRLDQINRSFLSGLKMFIIGLAALILPQKLMKSKIPAAQLEGRSSSSNGGIAFSTPENRYINSSGSRSSGSLDKPWLRQIREMAKASFTRDRSSSKVPSDPSGSKSGWSSSIWGTKTSGSSSKDSSSDYKSRPKGLYKDLEAIFASK; this comes from the exons ATGGGTCTGCTTAAAAGTGCATGgatactttttcttttcttggttGTCTTTTCCTCCTTTTGTTTCAGGTTTCATTACTGTTATGGTTCAGAGCTCTCTGTTAAGTTCTTGAAAACACCTCCTACTGTTTCTAGATTTCACTCTGCCAAATTTTCCTTTCAAGCTTTTGAGAATGGAAACACAACTTGTTCAAGCTGCAAATTCCAATGCAAG CTAGATGACCAGTTTAGTGTGGATTGCCATCGAAGAAGAGTTTCCTATTCGAAGTTACTGGATGGGAATCATACACTTGAGGTCTGCGCAAATAGGATGCCTAGATTTGGCTGCAATGTCTATAACTGGACTGTCG ATACGGTTTCTCCTACAGCCTCGGTGACTGCATCAATGCCATTCACAAGTGCACAAAACGTGTCTGTTAATATTACATTTACTGAGCCATGTGTTGGTGGAGGAGGTTTCAGATGTTCATCTGTGAATGCTTGTGAC CTTCTTGTCTACGGTGCTGGCCAAGTTATACCATCTTCATTCACCGTTCTTGAAAACTATCTCAGATACTCACTTCTTGTGGGATTATCACTTGATGCTCAATATGGAAGGCTTGTGTTGGTGATGGACAAGAGTGTCTGTTCTGACACAGCCGGTAACAGTTTCAAAAGAGCTTTGGGGTCGCGCTTCTTCGTCCATTTCG ATAGGAGAAACGTGTTTGTCAACCTGCGAACTCATGTACCGGAGAAGTTACTGAAACTAAACAACCAAACCAGGACAGTGCAGGCAACCAATGATAACGACAAGCTTAATGTATACTTGTATTTTTCTGAACCGGTACTGAACTCTTCAGCTGAGATTCTTAAGCTACTAAGCACAAACCATGGTGATTTGCTTCCTATTGATGGAAAAACAAACGGGAATCGCCGTTTTGCGTTTATG gtCACAAATACATCAAGGCGTGCTATAGTCACGGTAACTCTTGACTCAAATTCAATAAGAAGCAGACATGGAACACCTGCATCTCCAACTGCACCACTGACTTTTCTTTACG ATACGGAGAGACCCCATGTTGTACTGAACACAACATCTGGTATGAGGACAAGAAAGCACACCATCCCTGTCTGGATAAAGTTCATGAAGCCAGTGTTTGGTTTTAACTCCTCACTTGTATCAATCTCCGGTGGATATCTTGATAG CTTTGAGGAACTGAGTGGAAGCATATACATTGTATATGTAAAAGCCAACACCAGTACAATATCTGTTAAGATTCCTGAAAATGTTACTCAGGATGTAGCAGGAAACAAGAATCTTGAATCCAACATTCTAGAAGTGACACATT ATTCTGTGTCTGTGATGTCTTCTGTGATCTCTTGGATATCAACTTACATATTCTTGGTGACATGTTGCGTTGCGGGACTCCTCACTCTTTCAACCACAAGCCTCTATTCTCTTGGAGCATTTCCAAGACCATCTCCTTATCTGATATCAGATCCCACAAGGAATCTTTTT AGAACTGCATGTCACATTCAGTTTTTTGCACTTACCAGATGGCTACCGGTGACATTACCTGTTGATTACTATGAGTTTGTGAGACGCATTCAGTGGATAATCCCTTACTTTCCTCTCCCATGGGAAACAAAGCACagtgaacagatcatggtggcCTCAAGTCCTTTCATTGGTCCACATTCCTTCATTGCTAAAACTTATCACAACAACATGAATCTTGAGACAGCAACCAAGGCTGAGCCAGTATTCGGATTGCCACTTACCGCAATGGAGTATAGATTATTCTTTGAG ACCCCTAATCTTAAGCCAGAGGCAGAACACGTTTTGGGTCTACCGCATCCAACAGT GTGGAGAGATTTTTACAGAATCATGTTTTGGATAGCCATAATCGGAGGCAGTTTAGTTCTACTGCATATATTACTCTCTCTGATACTCAAGTTCAAGAAAGCACACACTGAGAAGAAGAGGAGCTTCGGTGCGTTTGTCTTCCCAAGATTCGAACTCTTTCTTCTCATTCTTGCCTTACCTTCAATCTGCAAAGCTGCAAGGAGCCTCATACAAG GGTATTTTAAACATCAAGGAGATGCAGAAGCCAATGTCATTGTTGGTATCCTTGTGCTATGCATAGTAGCTATTCTTCTCCTGGCTTTGTTTCTCTTCCTCTCTGTTGGGATAACCTTCGGGAAGCTGTTACAGTATAAAGAGATTCATCAAGAAGGCCAAAATTTCCATTGGTACCAAGAACTCATCAGAGTGACACTTGGTCCTGGTAAAAGAGGCCAATGGACATGGAAAAAAGAAGACAAATCTATCTATCTAACCAGGTTAGGTCCGGTTTTCGAAGATCTAAGGGGTCCACCAAAGTACATGCTCACACAGATTTCAGGGAGCAATCCACTCAAGCAACGAGATGACCGCATCATTGCATCAGATGATGAAACAGAAGACGCTGAAGCTCCTTGCATACAGAAACTGTTTGGAATCCTTAGGATTTACTACACGTTTCTCGAAACCGTGAAGAGGGTGTGTTTAGGGATCATTGCTGGTGCTTTCTTGGACAACGAGACTTCGAAAACTCCGGTAGTGGTCTTGTTGTGCATCACTTCCTTTCAGCTGTTCTTCCTTGTTCTGAAGAAGCCTTTCATCAAGAAAAAAGTACAGCTTGTTGAGATCATCTCAATAGCATGTCAAGTCGGTGTATTCGCCTCGTGCCTAGTGCTCTTGGCCGAAGACTTTCCAGAGGCAAGCGGACAGAAGCTTGGGATATTCATGGTCGTACTGTTCTTGATTGGGTTCATTACACAGATGTGCAACGAATGGTACTCACTGTACAAACAGACAAAGAGGTTAGACCAGATCAACAGGTCATTCTTGAGCGGTCTCAAGATGTTTATCATTGGGCTTGCCGCGTTAATCTTACCTCAGAAACTGATGAAGAGCAAGATCCCCGCGGCTCAACTAGAAGGgagaagcagcagcagcaatGGAGGGATTGCATTCTCAACACCAGAGAACAGGTATATAAACTCTTCAGGAAGCCGAAGCTCGGGTAGCTTGGACAAGCCATGGTTGAGACAGATACGAGAAATGGCAAAGGCTAGCTTCACGAGAGACAGGAGCAGTAGTAAGGTTCCTAGTGATCCTTCAGGGAGCAAGAGTGGTTGGAGCAGCAGTATATGGGGAACAAAGACAAGTGGAAGCTCTTCTAAAGACTCATCTTCAGACTACAAATCAAGACCTAAAGGACTTTACAAAGATTTAGAGGCCATTTTTGCTTCCAagtga
- the LOC103873166 gene encoding uncharacterized protein LOC103873166 isoform X2 — protein sequence MDKSVCSDTAGNSFKRALGSRFFVHFDRRNVFVNLRTHVPEKLLKLNNQTRTVQATNDNDKLNVYLYFSEPVLNSSAEILKLLSTNHGDLLPIDGKTNGNRRFAFMVTNTSRRAIVTVTLDSNSIRSRHGTPASPTAPLTFLYDTERPHVVLNTTSGMRTRKHTIPVWIKFMKPVFGFNSSLVSISGGYLDSFEELSGSIYIVYVKANTSTISVKIPENVTQDVAGNKNLESNILEVTHYSVSVMSSVISWISTYIFLVTCCVAGLLTLSTTSLYSLGAFPRPSPYLISDPTRNLFRTACHIQFFALTRWLPVTLPVDYYEFVRRIQWIIPYFPLPWETKHSEQIMVASSPFIGPHSFIAKTYHNNMNLETATKAEPVFGLPLTAMEYRLFFETPNLKPEAEHVLGLPHPTVWRDFYRIMFWIAIIGGSLVLLHILLSLILKFKKAHTEKKRSFGAFVFPRFELFLLILALPSICKAARSLIQGYFKHQGDAEANVIVGILVLCIVAILLLALFLFLSVGITFGKLLQYKEIHQEGQNFHWYQELIRVTLGPGKRGQWTWKKEDKSIYLTRLGPVFEDLRGPPKYMLTQISGSNPLKQRDDRIIASDDETEDAEAPCIQKLFGILRIYYTFLETVKRVCLGIIAGAFLDNETSKTPVVVLLCITSFQLFFLVLKKPFIKKKVQLVEIISIACQVGVFASCLVLLAEDFPEASGQKLGIFMVVLFLIGFITQMCNEWYSLYKQTKRLDQINRSFLSGLKMFIIGLAALILPQKLMKSKIPAAQLEGRSSSSNGGIAFSTPENRYINSSGSRSSGSLDKPWLRQIREMAKASFTRDRSSSKVPSDPSGSKSGWSSSIWGTKTSGSSSKDSSSDYKSRPKGLYKDLEAIFASK from the exons ATGGACAAGAGTGTCTGTTCTGACACAGCCGGTAACAGTTTCAAAAGAGCTTTGGGGTCGCGCTTCTTCGTCCATTTCG ATAGGAGAAACGTGTTTGTCAACCTGCGAACTCATGTACCGGAGAAGTTACTGAAACTAAACAACCAAACCAGGACAGTGCAGGCAACCAATGATAACGACAAGCTTAATGTATACTTGTATTTTTCTGAACCGGTACTGAACTCTTCAGCTGAGATTCTTAAGCTACTAAGCACAAACCATGGTGATTTGCTTCCTATTGATGGAAAAACAAACGGGAATCGCCGTTTTGCGTTTATG gtCACAAATACATCAAGGCGTGCTATAGTCACGGTAACTCTTGACTCAAATTCAATAAGAAGCAGACATGGAACACCTGCATCTCCAACTGCACCACTGACTTTTCTTTACG ATACGGAGAGACCCCATGTTGTACTGAACACAACATCTGGTATGAGGACAAGAAAGCACACCATCCCTGTCTGGATAAAGTTCATGAAGCCAGTGTTTGGTTTTAACTCCTCACTTGTATCAATCTCCGGTGGATATCTTGATAG CTTTGAGGAACTGAGTGGAAGCATATACATTGTATATGTAAAAGCCAACACCAGTACAATATCTGTTAAGATTCCTGAAAATGTTACTCAGGATGTAGCAGGAAACAAGAATCTTGAATCCAACATTCTAGAAGTGACACATT ATTCTGTGTCTGTGATGTCTTCTGTGATCTCTTGGATATCAACTTACATATTCTTGGTGACATGTTGCGTTGCGGGACTCCTCACTCTTTCAACCACAAGCCTCTATTCTCTTGGAGCATTTCCAAGACCATCTCCTTATCTGATATCAGATCCCACAAGGAATCTTTTT AGAACTGCATGTCACATTCAGTTTTTTGCACTTACCAGATGGCTACCGGTGACATTACCTGTTGATTACTATGAGTTTGTGAGACGCATTCAGTGGATAATCCCTTACTTTCCTCTCCCATGGGAAACAAAGCACagtgaacagatcatggtggcCTCAAGTCCTTTCATTGGTCCACATTCCTTCATTGCTAAAACTTATCACAACAACATGAATCTTGAGACAGCAACCAAGGCTGAGCCAGTATTCGGATTGCCACTTACCGCAATGGAGTATAGATTATTCTTTGAG ACCCCTAATCTTAAGCCAGAGGCAGAACACGTTTTGGGTCTACCGCATCCAACAGT GTGGAGAGATTTTTACAGAATCATGTTTTGGATAGCCATAATCGGAGGCAGTTTAGTTCTACTGCATATATTACTCTCTCTGATACTCAAGTTCAAGAAAGCACACACTGAGAAGAAGAGGAGCTTCGGTGCGTTTGTCTTCCCAAGATTCGAACTCTTTCTTCTCATTCTTGCCTTACCTTCAATCTGCAAAGCTGCAAGGAGCCTCATACAAG GGTATTTTAAACATCAAGGAGATGCAGAAGCCAATGTCATTGTTGGTATCCTTGTGCTATGCATAGTAGCTATTCTTCTCCTGGCTTTGTTTCTCTTCCTCTCTGTTGGGATAACCTTCGGGAAGCTGTTACAGTATAAAGAGATTCATCAAGAAGGCCAAAATTTCCATTGGTACCAAGAACTCATCAGAGTGACACTTGGTCCTGGTAAAAGAGGCCAATGGACATGGAAAAAAGAAGACAAATCTATCTATCTAACCAGGTTAGGTCCGGTTTTCGAAGATCTAAGGGGTCCACCAAAGTACATGCTCACACAGATTTCAGGGAGCAATCCACTCAAGCAACGAGATGACCGCATCATTGCATCAGATGATGAAACAGAAGACGCTGAAGCTCCTTGCATACAGAAACTGTTTGGAATCCTTAGGATTTACTACACGTTTCTCGAAACCGTGAAGAGGGTGTGTTTAGGGATCATTGCTGGTGCTTTCTTGGACAACGAGACTTCGAAAACTCCGGTAGTGGTCTTGTTGTGCATCACTTCCTTTCAGCTGTTCTTCCTTGTTCTGAAGAAGCCTTTCATCAAGAAAAAAGTACAGCTTGTTGAGATCATCTCAATAGCATGTCAAGTCGGTGTATTCGCCTCGTGCCTAGTGCTCTTGGCCGAAGACTTTCCAGAGGCAAGCGGACAGAAGCTTGGGATATTCATGGTCGTACTGTTCTTGATTGGGTTCATTACACAGATGTGCAACGAATGGTACTCACTGTACAAACAGACAAAGAGGTTAGACCAGATCAACAGGTCATTCTTGAGCGGTCTCAAGATGTTTATCATTGGGCTTGCCGCGTTAATCTTACCTCAGAAACTGATGAAGAGCAAGATCCCCGCGGCTCAACTAGAAGGgagaagcagcagcagcaatGGAGGGATTGCATTCTCAACACCAGAGAACAGGTATATAAACTCTTCAGGAAGCCGAAGCTCGGGTAGCTTGGACAAGCCATGGTTGAGACAGATACGAGAAATGGCAAAGGCTAGCTTCACGAGAGACAGGAGCAGTAGTAAGGTTCCTAGTGATCCTTCAGGGAGCAAGAGTGGTTGGAGCAGCAGTATATGGGGAACAAAGACAAGTGGAAGCTCTTCTAAAGACTCATCTTCAGACTACAAATCAAGACCTAAAGGACTTTACAAAGATTTAGAGGCCATTTTTGCTTCCAagtga
- the LOC103873168 gene encoding serine/threonine-protein kinase ATM isoform X2 — protein MKALMEEDDECFPLGGGDKVRKIEVSGGNISLVVDFSGSLTGTSSHNAFESNVSCLKENQTQECLVGNLVWAMTKSKKWWPGEVVGYKADAKESCFMVRYLGEGQLESWCAPSKLRPFKESFERLVSQRNDVGFFVAVEEAMTLLRNSLRLEMTCSCMSERNGKKPARKAKPLILREFSVDRLEPKEFVTQLKNLAGCVSSGGILEATVMQSRLSAFYSFCGHKQIPMDLLNQNEARRSFNGSKMEESEFVGSPSVVAGSSRRKFRKEWFRKFVSEVDYVSAREDLVDTSPSDLVSKLKLLAVDSSTCSEETENVGLFEWFFSKFRISVFHDENSYRMQLANMAGLNDLMVAKAAISKSKNVGKSKVEPFCGVSVAGAEQKTLESQKISEKSKIEVTGGVSVANIEQKNSEKSKIEVVGGVSVADADQKAFESNTRAEKYRTYQRASKPKIPGLKTIKDTISRSDISSSVANEPSLQGKACMADTLSRPAATLVPDLNGGGNGLASAESDHLQKPETLVPPSALPQKERPFSMMLNFQAAAASTAAPRSNYGISGTGYVSSLTDLERKFTSADLCAKVTGTEKKKRGRKRKNPEAAHATNGIPDLNGTTKEPASVPPQAEPTQRRKRRKKEEMPNRSTRGITVLVLKFSSKESMPSKDDLTSTFSAFGPLDASETHVYEELSGAEVAFVSSGDAVEAVKSLDKANPFGENLVSFRLQQKLINVYRNIAPRMPEISHVSPLQKPKNAPISVESMKQNLMMMTSMLDKSGDHLSRDTKAKLKSDISALLEKISSMPSSSSSS, from the exons ATGAAGGCATTgatggaagaagatgatgagtgTTTCCCCTTAGGTGGTGGTGATAAAGTGAGGAAGATTGAAGTCTCTGGTGGAAACATATCACTTGTTGTTGACTTTAGCGGCTCTTTGACTGGGACTAGTTCCCACAACGCCTTTGAATCTAACGTGAGTTGTCTGAAGGAGAACCAAACTCAGGAGTGTCTGGTTGGGAATCTTGTATGGGCGATGACTAAGTCCAAGAAATGGTGGCCAGGGGAAGTCGTTGGTTACAAAGCTGATGCAAAGGAGAGTTGTTTCATGGTTAGGTATCTTGGCGAGGGGCAGCTTGAATCGTGGTGCGCACCTTCGAAGCTGAGGCCTTTCAAGGAGAGCTTTGAGAGGTTGGTGAGTCAGAGAAACGATGTGGGGTTTTTCGTTGCGGTGGAGGAAGCTATGACCTTGTTGAGGAACTCGTTGAGGCTTGAGATGACTTGTTCTTGCATGTCTGAAAGGAACGGGAAAAAGCCAGCTCGGAAGGCAAAGCCTTTGATCCTGCGTGAGTTCTCTGTAGATCGTTTGGAGCCGAAAGAGTTTGTGACTCAGCTGAAGAATCTGGCGGGATGTGTTTCGAGCGGTGGGATACTCGAGGCCACAGTCATGCAGAGTAGGCTATCAGCGTTTTATAGTTTCTGTGGGCATAAGCAGATACCGATGGATCTGCTGAACCAAAACGAGGCTAGGAGAAGTTTCAATGGATCTAAGATGGAAGAGAGTGAGTTCGTTGGTTCTCCATCGGTTGTTGCAGGTAGTAGCAGGAGGAAGTTTCGGAAAGAGTGGTTTAGAAAATTCGTTAGTGAGGTTGACTACGTGTCTGCCAGAGAGGATCTTGTTGACACGTCTCCTTCTGATTTGGTATCTAAACTCAAGCTGCTTGCTGTGGACTCCTCCACGTGTTCAGAGGAGACTGAGAATGTCGGCCTCTTTGAGTGGTTCTTCTCCAAGTTCAGAATCTCCGTGTTTCACGATGAAAATTCTTACAGAATGCAGTTGGCTAACATGGCTGGTTTGAACGATTTGATGGTGGCTAAAGCTGCAATCTCCAAGTCAAAAAATGTAGGCAAGTCAAAGGTTGAGCCTTTCTGTGGTGTTTCAGTTGCTGGAGCCGAGCAGAAGACCTTAGAGTCGCAGAAGATCTCAGAGAAGTCAAAGATTGAGGTTACTGGTGGTGTTTCAGTTGCTAACATTGAGCAGAAG AACTCAGAGAAGTCGAAGATCGAGGTTGTTGGTGGTGTTTCAGTTGCTGATGCAGATCAGAAGGCCTTTGAGTCAAATACCAGAGCTGAAAAGTACCGAACATATCAGAGGGCCTCGAAGCCAAAGATACCAGGGCTGAAAACGATCAAAGATACCATTAGTCGCTCAGATATTTCTAGTTCTGTTGCAAATGAGCCGTCTCTACAAGGGAAAGCTTGTATGGCAGATACACTCAGCAGACCTGCTGCTACACTTGTACCGGACTTAAACGGTGGAGGCAATGGTTTAGCTTCTGCAGAATCTGACCATTTACAAAAACCGGAGACTTTAGTTCCTCCCAGTGCCCTCCCACAAAAGGAGAGACCATTTTCTATGATGTTAAACTTTCAGGCGGCGGCAGCATCAACAGCAGCTCCACGTTCAAACTACGGAATCTCGGGAACGGGTTATGTTTCCAGCCTGACAGATTTGGAAAGAAAGTTCACGAGCGCAGACCTTTGCGCTAAAGTCACTGGtacagagaagaagaagagaggaaggAAGAGGAAGAATCCAGAAGCTGCACATGCCACTAATGGTATACCTGACTTAAACGGAACAACTAAAGAGCCAGCTTCGGTTCCGCCTCAAGCTGAGCCTACTCAGCGCAGGAAACGTAGGAAGAAAGAGGAGATGCCCAACAGATCAACCAGAGGAATCACAGTTCTCGTCTTGAAGTTTTCCTCAAAAGAGTCAATGCCTTCAAAGGACGACTTAACCTCCACATTCTCCGCGTTTGGCCCTTTGGATGCTTCTGAAACACATGTCTATGAAGAACTTAGTGGAGCAGAGGTCGCCTTTGTGAGTAGTGGCGACGCTGTAGAAGCGGTTAAAAGCCTAGACAAAGCTAACCCATTTGGTGAGAACTTGGTGAGTTTCAGGTTACAGCAGAAACTGATCAACGTATACAGGAACATAGCCCCAAGGATGCCGGAAATCTCCCACGTTAGTCCATTACAGAAACCGAAGAATGCACCGATTAGCGTGGAATCGATGAAGCAGAatctgatgatgatgacatCAATGCTGGATAAATCCGGGGATCATTTATCAAGAGACACAAAGGCTAAACTGAAAAGCGATATCTCTGCTCTTCTGGAGAAGATAAGTTCTATGCctagctcttcttcttcttcttga
- the LOC103873168 gene encoding serine/threonine-protein kinase ATM isoform X1 produces the protein MKALMEEDDECFPLGGGDKVRKIEVSGGNISLVVDFSGSLTGTSSHNAFESNVSCLKENQTQECLVGNLVWAMTKSKKWWPGEVVGYKADAKESCFMVRYLGEGQLESWCAPSKLRPFKESFERLVSQRNDVGFFVAVEEAMTLLRNSLRLEMTCSCMSERNGKKPARKAKPLILREFSVDRLEPKEFVTQLKNLAGCVSSGGILEATVMQSRLSAFYSFCGHKQIPMDLLNQNEARRSFNGSKMEESEFVGSPSVVAGSSRRKFRKEWFRKFVSEVDYVSAREDLVDTSPSDLVSKLKLLAVDSSTCSEETENVGLFEWFFSKFRISVFHDENSYRMQLANMAGLNDLMVAKAAISKSKNVGKSKVEPFCGVSVAGAEQKTLESQKISEKSKIEVTGGVSVANIEQKISESHKNSERSKMEVIGGVSVANTEQKTFKLQKNSEKSKIEVVGGVSVADADQKAFESNTRAEKYRTYQRASKPKIPGLKTIKDTISRSDISSSVANEPSLQGKACMADTLSRPAATLVPDLNGGGNGLASAESDHLQKPETLVPPSALPQKERPFSMMLNFQAAAASTAAPRSNYGISGTGYVSSLTDLERKFTSADLCAKVTGTEKKKRGRKRKNPEAAHATNGIPDLNGTTKEPASVPPQAEPTQRRKRRKKEEMPNRSTRGITVLVLKFSSKESMPSKDDLTSTFSAFGPLDASETHVYEELSGAEVAFVSSGDAVEAVKSLDKANPFGENLVSFRLQQKLINVYRNIAPRMPEISHVSPLQKPKNAPISVESMKQNLMMMTSMLDKSGDHLSRDTKAKLKSDISALLEKISSMPSSSSSS, from the coding sequence ATGAAGGCATTgatggaagaagatgatgagtgTTTCCCCTTAGGTGGTGGTGATAAAGTGAGGAAGATTGAAGTCTCTGGTGGAAACATATCACTTGTTGTTGACTTTAGCGGCTCTTTGACTGGGACTAGTTCCCACAACGCCTTTGAATCTAACGTGAGTTGTCTGAAGGAGAACCAAACTCAGGAGTGTCTGGTTGGGAATCTTGTATGGGCGATGACTAAGTCCAAGAAATGGTGGCCAGGGGAAGTCGTTGGTTACAAAGCTGATGCAAAGGAGAGTTGTTTCATGGTTAGGTATCTTGGCGAGGGGCAGCTTGAATCGTGGTGCGCACCTTCGAAGCTGAGGCCTTTCAAGGAGAGCTTTGAGAGGTTGGTGAGTCAGAGAAACGATGTGGGGTTTTTCGTTGCGGTGGAGGAAGCTATGACCTTGTTGAGGAACTCGTTGAGGCTTGAGATGACTTGTTCTTGCATGTCTGAAAGGAACGGGAAAAAGCCAGCTCGGAAGGCAAAGCCTTTGATCCTGCGTGAGTTCTCTGTAGATCGTTTGGAGCCGAAAGAGTTTGTGACTCAGCTGAAGAATCTGGCGGGATGTGTTTCGAGCGGTGGGATACTCGAGGCCACAGTCATGCAGAGTAGGCTATCAGCGTTTTATAGTTTCTGTGGGCATAAGCAGATACCGATGGATCTGCTGAACCAAAACGAGGCTAGGAGAAGTTTCAATGGATCTAAGATGGAAGAGAGTGAGTTCGTTGGTTCTCCATCGGTTGTTGCAGGTAGTAGCAGGAGGAAGTTTCGGAAAGAGTGGTTTAGAAAATTCGTTAGTGAGGTTGACTACGTGTCTGCCAGAGAGGATCTTGTTGACACGTCTCCTTCTGATTTGGTATCTAAACTCAAGCTGCTTGCTGTGGACTCCTCCACGTGTTCAGAGGAGACTGAGAATGTCGGCCTCTTTGAGTGGTTCTTCTCCAAGTTCAGAATCTCCGTGTTTCACGATGAAAATTCTTACAGAATGCAGTTGGCTAACATGGCTGGTTTGAACGATTTGATGGTGGCTAAAGCTGCAATCTCCAAGTCAAAAAATGTAGGCAAGTCAAAGGTTGAGCCTTTCTGTGGTGTTTCAGTTGCTGGAGCCGAGCAGAAGACCTTAGAGTCGCAGAAGATCTCAGAGAAGTCAAAGATTGAGGTTACTGGTGGTGTTTCAGTTGCTAACATTGAGCAGAAGATCTCTGAGTCGCACAAGAACTCAGAGAGGTCAAAGATGGAGGTTATTGGGGGTGTTTCAGTGGCTAATACTGAGCAGAAGACCTTTAAGTTGCAGAAGAACTCAGAGAAGTCGAAGATCGAGGTTGTTGGTGGTGTTTCAGTTGCTGATGCAGATCAGAAGGCCTTTGAGTCAAATACCAGAGCTGAAAAGTACCGAACATATCAGAGGGCCTCGAAGCCAAAGATACCAGGGCTGAAAACGATCAAAGATACCATTAGTCGCTCAGATATTTCTAGTTCTGTTGCAAATGAGCCGTCTCTACAAGGGAAAGCTTGTATGGCAGATACACTCAGCAGACCTGCTGCTACACTTGTACCGGACTTAAACGGTGGAGGCAATGGTTTAGCTTCTGCAGAATCTGACCATTTACAAAAACCGGAGACTTTAGTTCCTCCCAGTGCCCTCCCACAAAAGGAGAGACCATTTTCTATGATGTTAAACTTTCAGGCGGCGGCAGCATCAACAGCAGCTCCACGTTCAAACTACGGAATCTCGGGAACGGGTTATGTTTCCAGCCTGACAGATTTGGAAAGAAAGTTCACGAGCGCAGACCTTTGCGCTAAAGTCACTGGtacagagaagaagaagagaggaaggAAGAGGAAGAATCCAGAAGCTGCACATGCCACTAATGGTATACCTGACTTAAACGGAACAACTAAAGAGCCAGCTTCGGTTCCGCCTCAAGCTGAGCCTACTCAGCGCAGGAAACGTAGGAAGAAAGAGGAGATGCCCAACAGATCAACCAGAGGAATCACAGTTCTCGTCTTGAAGTTTTCCTCAAAAGAGTCAATGCCTTCAAAGGACGACTTAACCTCCACATTCTCCGCGTTTGGCCCTTTGGATGCTTCTGAAACACATGTCTATGAAGAACTTAGTGGAGCAGAGGTCGCCTTTGTGAGTAGTGGCGACGCTGTAGAAGCGGTTAAAAGCCTAGACAAAGCTAACCCATTTGGTGAGAACTTGGTGAGTTTCAGGTTACAGCAGAAACTGATCAACGTATACAGGAACATAGCCCCAAGGATGCCGGAAATCTCCCACGTTAGTCCATTACAGAAACCGAAGAATGCACCGATTAGCGTGGAATCGATGAAGCAGAatctgatgatgatgacatCAATGCTGGATAAATCCGGGGATCATTTATCAAGAGACACAAAGGCTAAACTGAAAAGCGATATCTCTGCTCTTCTGGAGAAGATAAGTTCTATGCctagctcttcttcttcttcttga